The Populus trichocarpa isolate Nisqually-1 chromosome 2, P.trichocarpa_v4.1, whole genome shotgun sequence genome has a window encoding:
- the LOC7489905 gene encoding glutamate receptor 3.4 isoform X1, which yields MAMSLLNISGGRASMKRMLLLMLIAGICVPIEVVFGQAAAKGNGTAVSSSSSSRPSVANIGTLYTYDSVIGKAAGPAIAAAVDDVNSDPTILPGTRLNLISHNTNCSGFLATVEVLQLMVNDVVAVIGPQSSGVAHIISHVVNELHVTLLSFAATDPTLSALQYPYFLRTTQNDYFQMYAIADIVTYFGWREVIAIFVDDDYGRSGISILGDALAMKRAKISYKAALAPRASRSQISDLLLKVNQMESRVYVVHVNPDSGLSLFSTAKSLHMMTKGYVWIATDWLPSVLDALEPDDTDTMNLLQGVIALRHHTQDTDLKKKFMSKWSSLNHKNSIGASGFNSYALYAYDTVWLAARALDVFLNEGRNLSYSSDPKLNDTNGSALNLSSMRIFDGGQEFLQTLLRMNFTGLSGQIQFDMDKNLVHPAYDVLNIGGTGSRRIGYWSDYSGLSTVTPEVLYTKPKNTSASSQHLYSAIWPGETSLVPRGWVFPENGKPLRIAVPNRISYVQFVSKDRNPPGVRGYCIDVFEAAINLLPYPVPHMYVLHGNGKRNPVYNEIVQAVAEDRYDAAVGDVTIVTNRTKIVDFTQPFMESGLVVVAPVKEVQSSPWAFLKPFTFQMWLVTGAFFLLVGAVVWILEHRINHEFRGSPRQQLMTIFWFSFSTMFFSHRENTLSTLGRFVLIIWLFVVLIINSSYTASLTSILTVQQLTSRIEGIDSLAAGNEPIGVQDGSFARNYLIDELNIAESRLVILKSQEEYSTFLQLGPNRGGVAAIVDELPYIELFLSASNCAFKIVGQEFTKSGWGFAFQRDSPLAVDLSTAILQLSENGDLQKIHNKWLTHADCSAQGNEIDENHLSLKSFWGLFLICGIACSISLVVFFCNIICQYRRFTPEDGEEAEVDEIQPPRPQRSVCSTSLKKLIGFIDRKEEAINEMIKPKSTDIKRQGSPSSDGHTISSA from the exons ATGGCCATGTCTTTGTTGAATATTTCAGGTGGTAGGGCTAGTatgaaaagaatgttgttgttgatgttgattGCTGGTATTTGTGTGCCCATTGAAGTTGTTTTTGGTCAGGCAGCTGCAAAGGGAAATGGAACTgctgtttcttcttcctcttcttcaagGCCGAGTGTTGCAAATATAGGAACTTTATATACTTATGATTCAGTGATAGGGAAAGCAGCTGGGCCAGCTATTGCAGCTGCTGTTGATGATGTCAATTCTGATCCAACCATTCTTCCTGGGACTAGATTGAACCTTATTTCTCACAACACTAATTGCAGTGGATTTCTTGCAACTGTTGAAG TTTTGCAGCTGATGGTAAATGACGTTGTTGCTGTAATTGGCCCCCAATCTTCTGGAGTAGCCCATATCATATCTCATGTTGTCAACGAGCTTCATGTTACACTTTTGTCATTTGCAGCAACAGATCCCACCCTTTCTGCATTACAGTACCCATATTTCCTCCGCACCACACAGAATGACTATTTCCAGATGTATGCAATAGCTGATATCGTTACGTATTTTGGGTGGCGAGAGGTGATTGCCATTTTTGTGGATGATGATTATGGAAGAAGTGGGATATCTATACTGGGTGATGCCCTGGCAATGAAGCGTGCCAAGATCTCTTACAAGGCTGCCCTCGCCCCAAGAGCTTCTAGAAGTCAAATCTCCGACTTGTTACTTAAAGTTAACCAGATGGAATCTCGGGTTTATGTTGTACATGTAAATCCTGATTCTGGTTTGTCACTTTTTTCTACTGCTAAAAGCCTTCATATGATGACCAAAGGCTATGTTTGGATTGCTACAGATTGGCTACCTTCGGTTTTAGATGCATTAGAGCCAGATGACACTGACACAATGAATCTTTTGCAAGGGGTTATTGCTCTTCGCCATCACACTCAAGATACTGAtctcaagaaaaaatttatgtCCAAGTGGAGCAGCCTAAACCACAAGAATAGCATTGGTGCTTCTGGTTTCAATTCTTATGCACTCTATGCCTATGATACAGTATGGTTAGCTGCCCGAGCTCTTGATGTTTTTCTCAATGAAGGTAGAAATCTATCATACTCAAGTGATCCAAAGTTGAACGACACAAATGGAAGCGCACTGAACTTATCATCAATGCGTATTTTTGATGGAGGCCAAGAGTTTCTACAGACACTTCTTAGAATGAACTTCACTGGTCTAAGCGGTCAAATTCAATTTGACATGGATAAGAACTTAGTTCATCCAGCCTATGATGTTCTTAACATTGGTGGGACAGGGTCCAGAAGGATTGGTTATTGGTCAGATTACTCTGGTCTCTCAACTGTTACTCCAGAGGTCTTATATACAAAGCCTAAAAATACTTCTGCCAGTAGTCAACATCTTTACAGTGCAATATGGCCTGGTGAAACTTCGCTTGTACCTCGAGGATGGGTATTCCCTGAAAATGGGAAGCCACTGCGCATTGCAGTGCCCAATCGTATAAGTTATGTACAATTTGTCTCTAAAGACAGGAATCCCCCAGGGGTTAGGGGATACTGCATTGACGTCTTCGAAGCTGCAATAAACTTGCTGCCATATCCTGTCCCGCACATGTATGTGTTACACGGAAATGGCAAGAGAAATCCAGTCTACAATGAGATTGTCCAAGCGGTTGCGGAAGAT CGTTATGATGCAGCTGTTGGAGATGTTACAATAGTCACAAATAGGACAAAGATTGTCGATTTTACACAGCCTTTTATGGAATCAGGGCTGGTTGTAGTAGCTCCGGTCAAGGAGGTGCAGTCTAGCCCCTGGGCTTTCCTTAAGCCATTTACTTTTCAAATGTGGCTTGTTACAGGTGCCTTCTTTCTTCTCGTGGGAGCTGTAGTCTGGATTCTTGAACACCGAATCAATCATGAATTCAGGGGTTCACCAAGGCAACAACTTATGACAATATTCTG GTTTAGTTtctcaacaatgtttttttcacaCA GAGAGAACACTCTGAGCACCTTGGGACGATTTGTGCTGATCATTTGGCTATTTGTAGTGTTGATTATCAATTCAAGCTACACAGCAAGTTTGACATCCATCCTCACAGTGCAGCAATTAACATCACGGATTGAAGGGATTGACAGCTTGGCCGCGGGTAATGAACCAATTGGAGTTCAAGATGGGTCATTTGCAAGGAACTACCTGATCGACGAGCTCAACATCGCAGAATCTAGACTTGTAATATTGAAAAGCCAGGAGGAATACAGTACTTTCCTTCAACTTGGACCAAATCGTGGTGGTGTGGCTGCCATTGTTGACGAGCTTCCTTACATTGAGCTCTTCTTGTCTGCCTCCAATTGTGCATTTAAAATTGTGGGGCAAGAATTCACAAAAAGTGGATGGGGATTT GCGTTTCAAAGGGACTCTCCTCTAGCAGTTGACTTGTCAACTGCCATTCTTCAACTTTCAGAAAATGGTGATCTCCAAAAAATCCACAACAAATGGCTGACACATGCAGATTGCTCGGCGCAAGGcaatgaaattgatgaaaatcatCTCTCCCTGAAGAGTTTCTGGGGTCTGTTTCTTATCTGCGGCATTGCGTGCTCCATTTCCCTTGTCGTGTTCTTCTGTAATATCATTTGTCAGTACCGTAGATTTACTCCAGAAGATGGTGAGGAGGCAGAGGTGGATGAGATTCAGCCACCAAGGCCTCAACGCTCCGTTTGCTCAACTAGCCTCAAGAAATTGATCGGTTTTATAGACAGGAAAGAGGAAGCGATTAATGAGATGATTAAACCAAAGAGTACTGACATCAAACGACAAGGTAGCCCGAGCTCCGATGGGCACACCATTTCATCAGCTTAA
- the LOC7489905 gene encoding glutamate receptor 3.4 isoform X2: MAMSLLNISGGRASMKRMLLLMLIAGICVPIEVVFGQAAAKGNGTAVSSSSSSRPSVANIGTLYTYDSVIGKAAGPAIAAAVDDVNSDPTILPGTRLNLISHNTNCSGFLATVEVLQLMVNDVVAVIGPQSSGVAHIISHVVNELHVTLLSFAATDPTLSALQYPYFLRTTQNDYFQMYAIADIVTYFGWREVIAIFVDDDYGRSGISILGDALAMKRAKISYKAALAPRASRSQISDLLLKVNQMESRVYVVHVNPDSGLSLFSTAKSLHMMTKGYVWIATDWLPSVLDALEPDDTDTMNLLQGVIALRHHTQDTDLKKKFMSKWSSLNHKNSIGASGFNSYALYAYDTVWLAARALDVFLNEGRNLSYSSDPKLNDTNGSALNLSSMRIFDGGQEFLQTLLRMNFTGLSGQIQFDMDKNLVHPAYDVLNIGGTGSRRIGYWSDYSGLSTVTPEVLYTKPKNTSASSQHLYSAIWPGETSLVPRGWVFPENGKPLRIAVPNRISYVQFVSKDRNPPGVRGYCIDVFEAAINLLPYPVPHMYVLHGNGKRNPVYNEIVQAVAEDRYDAAVGDVTIVTNRTKIVDFTQPFMESGLVVVAPVKEVQSSPWAFLKPFTFQMWLVTGAFFLLVGAVVWILEHRINHEFRGSPRQQLMTIFWFSFSTMFFSHTAWTWCRREHSEHLGTICADHLAICSVDYQFKLHSKFDIHPHSAAINITD, from the exons ATGGCCATGTCTTTGTTGAATATTTCAGGTGGTAGGGCTAGTatgaaaagaatgttgttgttgatgttgattGCTGGTATTTGTGTGCCCATTGAAGTTGTTTTTGGTCAGGCAGCTGCAAAGGGAAATGGAACTgctgtttcttcttcctcttcttcaagGCCGAGTGTTGCAAATATAGGAACTTTATATACTTATGATTCAGTGATAGGGAAAGCAGCTGGGCCAGCTATTGCAGCTGCTGTTGATGATGTCAATTCTGATCCAACCATTCTTCCTGGGACTAGATTGAACCTTATTTCTCACAACACTAATTGCAGTGGATTTCTTGCAACTGTTGAAG TTTTGCAGCTGATGGTAAATGACGTTGTTGCTGTAATTGGCCCCCAATCTTCTGGAGTAGCCCATATCATATCTCATGTTGTCAACGAGCTTCATGTTACACTTTTGTCATTTGCAGCAACAGATCCCACCCTTTCTGCATTACAGTACCCATATTTCCTCCGCACCACACAGAATGACTATTTCCAGATGTATGCAATAGCTGATATCGTTACGTATTTTGGGTGGCGAGAGGTGATTGCCATTTTTGTGGATGATGATTATGGAAGAAGTGGGATATCTATACTGGGTGATGCCCTGGCAATGAAGCGTGCCAAGATCTCTTACAAGGCTGCCCTCGCCCCAAGAGCTTCTAGAAGTCAAATCTCCGACTTGTTACTTAAAGTTAACCAGATGGAATCTCGGGTTTATGTTGTACATGTAAATCCTGATTCTGGTTTGTCACTTTTTTCTACTGCTAAAAGCCTTCATATGATGACCAAAGGCTATGTTTGGATTGCTACAGATTGGCTACCTTCGGTTTTAGATGCATTAGAGCCAGATGACACTGACACAATGAATCTTTTGCAAGGGGTTATTGCTCTTCGCCATCACACTCAAGATACTGAtctcaagaaaaaatttatgtCCAAGTGGAGCAGCCTAAACCACAAGAATAGCATTGGTGCTTCTGGTTTCAATTCTTATGCACTCTATGCCTATGATACAGTATGGTTAGCTGCCCGAGCTCTTGATGTTTTTCTCAATGAAGGTAGAAATCTATCATACTCAAGTGATCCAAAGTTGAACGACACAAATGGAAGCGCACTGAACTTATCATCAATGCGTATTTTTGATGGAGGCCAAGAGTTTCTACAGACACTTCTTAGAATGAACTTCACTGGTCTAAGCGGTCAAATTCAATTTGACATGGATAAGAACTTAGTTCATCCAGCCTATGATGTTCTTAACATTGGTGGGACAGGGTCCAGAAGGATTGGTTATTGGTCAGATTACTCTGGTCTCTCAACTGTTACTCCAGAGGTCTTATATACAAAGCCTAAAAATACTTCTGCCAGTAGTCAACATCTTTACAGTGCAATATGGCCTGGTGAAACTTCGCTTGTACCTCGAGGATGGGTATTCCCTGAAAATGGGAAGCCACTGCGCATTGCAGTGCCCAATCGTATAAGTTATGTACAATTTGTCTCTAAAGACAGGAATCCCCCAGGGGTTAGGGGATACTGCATTGACGTCTTCGAAGCTGCAATAAACTTGCTGCCATATCCTGTCCCGCACATGTATGTGTTACACGGAAATGGCAAGAGAAATCCAGTCTACAATGAGATTGTCCAAGCGGTTGCGGAAGAT CGTTATGATGCAGCTGTTGGAGATGTTACAATAGTCACAAATAGGACAAAGATTGTCGATTTTACACAGCCTTTTATGGAATCAGGGCTGGTTGTAGTAGCTCCGGTCAAGGAGGTGCAGTCTAGCCCCTGGGCTTTCCTTAAGCCATTTACTTTTCAAATGTGGCTTGTTACAGGTGCCTTCTTTCTTCTCGTGGGAGCTGTAGTCTGGATTCTTGAACACCGAATCAATCATGAATTCAGGGGTTCACCAAGGCAACAACTTATGACAATATTCTG GTTTAGTTtctcaacaatgtttttttcacaCA CTGCTTGGACGTGGTGTAGGAGAGAACACTCTGAGCACCTTGGGACGATTTGTGCTGATCATTTGGCTATTTGTAGTGTTGATTATCAATTCAAGCTACACAGCAAGTTTGACATCCATCCTCACAGTGCAGCAATTAACATCACGGATTGA
- the LOC7489904 gene encoding glutamate receptor 3.7, translating to MKELVILLLFVSIWVIVSGFVCCQRPAVVNIGAIFTFDSVIGKAAKPAMEAAVSDVNNDSRIRTKLNLLMDDVNSSVFLGTIDAFQLIEKEVVAIIGPQVSGIAHMISSIANGLQVPLISYAATDPTLSALQFPFFVRTTQSDSYQMAAMADLVDFFRWKEVIVVGVDDDYGRNGIAALEEELNKKMAKISYKLMLCNQLDESEVMDKLSKSKLLGSRVYVVHVNPDPKLRIFTVAQKLQMMTDTYTWLATDWLSATLDSFPPTKKTSLGFLQGVVGLRQHTPESSQKRALMSRWKRMQQKGSASSELNTYGLQAYDTVWLVAYAIDRFLDEHKNITFSPNSNILHMKISGLQIEKLKVFTGGNDLRDIVLQTNFTGLSGQIQFNEDRNVFSGGYDVLNIDGVSIRTVGYWSNAAGFSLSPPDARKGKQDSNCCLDQRLHNITWPGGKSKTPRGWVIAVDERPLRIGVPNRASFTDFVTEVHVSHKIKGYCIDVFLKALELVPYHVPYMFQPFGNGRSNPKYDDLVKMVAADVFDAAVGDIAIVTNRTKIVDFSQPYASTGLVIVAPIRNSKSSAWVFLKPFTAEMWCVTAASFVVIAVVIWVLEHRVNDDFRGPPRRQLVTMFMFSFSTLFKTNKETTVSPLGKLVMVVWLFLLMVITASYTASLTSILTIQQLSSPITGIESLIASHWPIGYQTGSFAYNYLSETLYIARSRLVPLGSPEEYESALRRGPSDGGVAAIVDELPYVELFLSSQKDFGIIGQPFTRGGWGFAFQRESPLALDISTAILKLSENGELQKIYEKWFCKMGCHGEKKHGDGPNQLKLTSFWGLYILCGAFALTALVVFLLRMVRQFVRYKRRQLRCSSPSSISPSTRCSHVIYHFFDFIDEREEAIKKMFNQREHPHPQANP from the exons ATGAAAGAGCTTGTGATCCTCCTACTGTTCGTTTCTATATGGGTAATTGTCAGTGGTTTCGTGTGCTGCCAAAGACCTGCTGTTGTAAATATAGGTGCAATTTTCACCTTTGATTCGGTTATTGGTAAAGCTGCAAAGCCAGCCATGGAGGCTGCAGTGTCTGATGTTAACAATGATAGCAGAATTCGGACTAAACTGAATTTGCTCATGGATGATGTAAATTCTAGTGTGTTTTTGGGGACTATTGACG CTTTTCAGCTAATTGAGAAAGAAGTAGTGGCCATAATAGGCCCTCAGGTTTCTGGAATAGCCCATATGATTTCTTCAATTGCCAATGGTCTCCAAGTGCCTCTTATATCATATGCTGCCACTGATCCAACTCTATCTGCCCTCCAATTCCCCTTTTTCGTAAGAACTACTCAAAGCGACTCCTATCAGATGGCTGCAATGGCTGATTTAGTTGACTTTTTCAGGTGGAAAGAGGTCATCGTTGTTGGGGTTGACGATGATTATGGGCGGAATGGGATAGCTGCTTTGGAAGAAGAGCTCAACAAGAAAATGGCAAAAATTTCATACAAGTTGATGTTGTGTAACCAACTTGATGAAAGTGAGGTCATGGACAAACTCAGCAAATCTAAATTGCTTGGGTCTCGTGTTTATGTTGTTCATGTTAATCCAGACCCCAAATTGAGAATCTTTACCGTTGCCCAAAAACTTCAAATGATGACCGACACTTACACATGGCTTGCAACAGATTGGCTTTCTGCTACCTTAGATTCGTTCCCTCCGACAAAGAAAACTTCACTTGGTTTCCTTCAAGGGGTAGTTGGGCTTCGTCAGCATACCCCAGAATCCAGCCAGAAGAGAGCTTTGATGTCTAGGTGGAAGAGAATGCAGCAAAAAGGGTCAGCAAGTTCTGAGTTGAATACCTATGGACTTCAAGCTTATGATACAGTATGGTTAGTTGCATATGCCATTGATAGGTTCCTTGATGAACACAAAAACATCACATTTTCTCCCAATAGCAACATACTTCATATGAAAATATCCGGATTGCAGATTGAGAAGCTCAAAGTCTTCACTGGTGGAAATGATTTGCGTGACATTGTATTGCAGACAAACTTCACTGGTCTAAGTGGTCAGATTCAGTTTAATGAAGACCGAAACGTTTTCAGTGGTGGCTATGATGTCCTTAACATCGACGGGGTGTCTATTCGTACAGTGGGTTACTGGTCTAATGCTGCAGGTTTCTCACTTTCACCCCCAGATGCTCGGAAAGGGAAACAAGATAGCAATTGTTGCCTAGACCAGAGGCTTCACAATATTACCTGGCCAGGTGGAAAGTCTAAAACGCCACGTGGTTGGGTAATTGCTGTGGATGAAAGGCCATTGCGAATTGGAGTGCCAAACAGAGCCAGTTTCACTGATTTTGTTACTGAAGTACATGTAAGCCATAAAATCAAAGGATATTGCATCGATGTGTTCCTCAAGGCACTGGAATTAGTCCCATATCATGTACCTTACATGTTCCAGCCTTTTGGGAATGGTCGGTCCAACCCCAAATACGACGATCTTGTAAAAATGGTGGCGGCAGAT GTGTTTGATGCAGCTGTTGGGGACATTGCTATTGTGACAAACAGAACAAAGATAGTGGATTTCTCTCAGCCTTATGCATCTACTGGTCTTGTCATTGTGGCTCCAATCCgcaattcaaaatcaagtgcTTGGGTATTTCTTAAACCATTTACAGCGGAGATGTGGTGTGTCACAGCAGCTTCGTTTGTGGTGATTGCAGTGGTTATCTGGGTTCTTGAGCATCGTGTAAACGATGATTTCAGGGGTCCTCCTAGAAGACAACTTGTGACGATGTTCAT GTTCAGCTTCTCAACTCTGTTCAAAACAAATA AAGAAACTACTGTAAGTCCACTTGGAAAGCTGGTGATGGTGGTATGGCTTTTCCTTTTGATGGTGATAACAGCGAGCTACACTGCAAGCTTGACTTCAATCCTTACAATTCAGCAGCTTTCATCACCAATCACCGGAATTGAAAGCTTGATTGCAAGCCATTGGCCCATTGGATACCAAACAGGCTCATTTGCTTATAACTATTTATCAGAGACTCTTTACATAGCTCGTTCAAGACTTGTTCCTTTAGGCTCCCCAGAAGAGTATGAAAGTGCATTGCGGCGAGGGCCAAGTGACGGAGGGGTGGCAGCTATTGTAGATGAGCTTCCATATGTAGAGTTGTTTCTTTCAAGCCAAAAGGATTTTGGGATCATTGGGCAACCATTTACCCGGGGTGGATGGGGATTT GCTTTTCAAAGGGAATCTCCACTTGCTCTTGATATCTCTACAGCAATTTTGAAACTTTCTGAGAATGGGGAGCTGCAAAAGATCTATGAGAAATGGTTCTGTAAGATGGGATGTCATGGAGAGAAAAAACACGGCGACGGGCCTAATCAACTCAAACTGACCAGCTTCTGGGGTCTATACATTCTATGTGGTGCCTTCGCTCTCACTGCCCTTGTTGTGTTTCTGCTACGAATGGTTCGCCAATTTGTGCGCTATAAACGTAGACAGTTGCGCTGTTCCTCTCCGTCCTCAATTTCACCAAGCACTCGCTGTTCTCATGTCATCTATCATTTTTTCGACTTCATCGATGAGAGAGAAGAAGCTATCAAGAAAATGTTTAATCAGCGCGAGCATCCTCACCCTCAGGCTAACCCATAG